DNA from Geobacter sulfurreducens PCA:
CAGTGGTTCGTGACCGAGCAGATCGAGGAGGAGGAAAACGACCGGGAGATCATCGGTAAGCTGAAGCTGGTGGGAGACAACGGTTACGGCCTGCTGATGATCGACAACGAACTGGGTGTGCGGGTGTTCACCGCCCCCCCAGTCGACGGCCAAGCGCCGTGATGTCTTGCTGAGCGGTGTACGAGACCGGCTGCGGGGAGGCGGTTCTTCCTGCCTCCGCCGCAGTCGGCGTGTGAAAGGACGGCATGATGAAAATACGCTTCTGCGAGCACAACAAGGGGAAGAACAAAGTGGTCAAGCGACTGCATGAACAGTTCCCCAAGCTCGATGTGAGGATCAAGGACTGCGTCGGCAAGTGCGGTCCCTGCCACAAGACCCCTTTTGCCCTTGTGGACGGAAAAACGATCTGCGGCATTGACTCCGAAGACCTCTATGGCAAGATC
Protein-coding regions in this window:
- a CDS encoding DUF1450 domain-containing protein, whose translation is MMKIRFCEHNKGKNKVVKRLHEQFPKLDVRIKDCVGKCGPCHKTPFALVDGKTICGIDSEDLYGKIVKEMGK